One genomic window of Mycteria americana isolate JAX WOST 10 ecotype Jacksonville Zoo and Gardens chromosome 6, USCA_MyAme_1.0, whole genome shotgun sequence includes the following:
- the RPL4 gene encoding large ribosomal subunit protein uL4 has translation MGSSLEVSLKSPEACARPLISVYSEKGEASGKNVTLPAVFKAPIRPDVVNFVHTNLRKNNRQPYAVSELAGHQTSAESWGTGRAVARIPRVRGGGTHRSGQGAFGNMCRGGRMFAPTKTWRRWHRRVNTTQKRYAICSALAASALPALVMSKGHRIEEIPELPLVVEDKVESYKKTKEAVLLLKKLKAWNDIKKVYASQRMRAGKGKMRNRRRIQRRGPCIIYNEDNGIIRAFRNIPGITLLDVNKLNLLRLAPGGHVGRFCIWTESAFRKLDDLYGTWRKAATLKSDYNLPMHKMTNTDIGRIMRSQEIQKALRAPKKKIRRRVLKKNPLKNLRIMIKLNPYAKTMRRNTILRHARNHKLKEEKKAKAKAKVAAKAPAEPRAETAAKTPAKAKAEA, from the exons ATGGGAAGTAGTTTAGAAGTGTCACTAAAGAGCCCGGAG gcttGCGCTCGACCGTTAATATCCGTCTACTCTGAGAAGGGGGAAGCATCAGGCAAAAATGTCACCTTGCCTGCTGTGTTCAAGGCTCCCATTCGCCCTGATGTCGTGAACTTCGTTCACACCAATTTGCGCAAGAACAACAGGCAGCCCTACGCTGTCAGTGAACTTGCAG GTCATCAGACCAGTGCCGAATCTTGGGGTACTGGGAGAGCCGTTGCTCGTATTCCTCGAGTACGAGGTGGTGGAACTCACCGCTCTGGCCAGGGTGCCTTTGGAAAC ATGTGTCGCGGAGGCCGCATGTTTGCCCCAACCAAGACGTGGCGACGCTGGCACCGTAGAGTGAATACGACTCAAAAGCGTTACGCCATCTGTTCTGCTCTGGCAGCGTCCGCTCTTCCAGCACTGGTCATGTCTAAAG GTCACCGCATTGAGGAGATTCCAGAACTTCCTCTGGTTGTTGAGGACAAAGTTGAGAGTTACAAGAAAACCAAGGAAGCTGTTCTCCTCCTTAAGAAGCTTAAAGCTTGGAATGACATCAAAAAG gTTTATGCTTCCCAGCGTATGCGGGCCGGAAAGGGTAAAATGAGGAATCGCCGTCGCATCCAGCGCAGGGGACCCTGCATCATCTACAATGAGGACAATGGTATCATCAGAGCTTTCCGGAATATCCCAG GAATTACTCTTCTTGATGTGAACAAGCTGAACCTGCTGAGACTTGCTCCCGGTGGCCACGTTGGGCGTTTCTGCATTTGGACGGAAAGCGCCTTCCGCAAGCTGGATGATCTGTACGGCACCTGGCGCAAAGCTGCTACGCTGAAGAGCGACTATAA CCTGCCGATGCATAAGATGACCAATACAGACATTGGAAGAATCATGAGAAGCCAGGAAATCCAGAAGGCGCTGCGTGCTCCAAA GAAAAAGATTCGCCGTAGAGTCCTGAAGAAGAATCCACTGAAGAATCTGAGAATCATGATCAAGTTGAACCCGTACGCCAAAACGATGCGACGCAACACCATTCTGCGCCACGCCCGAAAT cATAAACTTAAGGAAGAGAAGAAGGCAAAGGCCAAGGCCAAGGTCGCGGCCAAGGCCCCTGCTGAGCCCAGGGCAGAGACCGCAGCCAAGACCCCTGCAAAGGCCAAGGCTGAAGCATAA